A single window of Rubripirellula lacrimiformis DNA harbors:
- a CDS encoding redoxin domain-containing protein: protein MKRILHTDPGPASRAGATSTAQRWLGIAAGLVLVLGASLVIAADSSPVTSLASPNAAGINAAGINAAEIDDLGQVADFSLPSAGSDRTLKQVSMGASDRADFTVLCFLGTECPLAKVYGPRLQSLADQLATSGVAFIGVNSNIQDSVDEIRQYAADHGVSFPIAKDHDRLVALDVMATRTPEVVVVDRIGRVQYRGRIDDQYQPGIARSEATVHDLRDAIQALVDGHDVATPRTTAVGCLISLPKPTGRQEQVDAPVTYCDQISRVLNQHCVECHREGEIGPFALDDYDEVLGWGDMSIEVIDQGRMPPWHAADGHAELANARLMPESDKQLLRQWVDAGMPYGDVADLPEPTSYVVGWQLPREPDLVLAMSKVPFEIPASDTVEYQYYVVDTGFETDRWVQAAEVIPGNRSAVHHSIAFVRPPDGADLSQIGLLSAYVPGQRRSPLPVGYAQRIPAGSRIVFQMHYTPTGKPESDITKIGLVFADADSVTHEVISMGGIEQEFEIPPHASDYVVEGRIHGFPRSGELLSIMPHMHLRGKSYQFRSESDDATETLLDVPHYDFNWQHNYELSKPLPLADVSRLSFAATFDNSKANPFNPDPQEYVTWGDQTWQEMAVTFISVAIPLKHTSDSAPTPSDPSTKQAAQQRKESQQRKDEAFAKADKFVESYFQRFDHNSDGFIVEEELPHSVRIFSFGQFDHDRDRRISRDEIRTEAAQRFD from the coding sequence ATGAAACGAATCCTTCACACTGACCCAGGACCGGCGTCTCGTGCTGGGGCGACATCGACCGCTCAGCGATGGTTGGGGATTGCGGCAGGACTGGTCTTGGTCCTGGGGGCTAGCCTCGTGATTGCCGCCGATTCTTCGCCCGTCACTTCGCTTGCGTCGCCCAACGCCGCTGGGATCAACGCCGCTGGGATCAACGCCGCTGAGATCGATGACCTGGGACAAGTGGCGGACTTCTCGCTGCCGTCGGCAGGATCCGATCGGACGCTGAAACAAGTTTCGATGGGGGCCAGCGATCGCGCCGATTTCACAGTGCTGTGTTTTCTGGGGACCGAGTGCCCGCTGGCAAAAGTCTATGGCCCAAGGCTGCAGTCGCTGGCCGACCAATTAGCGACCTCCGGCGTCGCCTTCATCGGCGTCAACAGCAACATTCAAGACTCGGTCGACGAGATTCGCCAGTACGCAGCCGACCATGGCGTATCGTTTCCTATCGCGAAGGATCATGACCGATTGGTGGCATTGGACGTGATGGCGACACGCACGCCCGAAGTTGTGGTTGTCGATCGCATCGGACGTGTCCAGTATCGCGGCCGAATCGATGATCAGTACCAACCCGGCATTGCTAGATCCGAAGCCACGGTCCACGATCTGCGCGATGCGATCCAGGCGTTGGTCGATGGACACGATGTCGCCACCCCTCGAACGACCGCCGTTGGATGCCTGATCTCGCTTCCCAAACCGACCGGCCGCCAAGAACAAGTCGATGCACCGGTGACCTACTGTGACCAGATCAGCCGTGTGCTGAACCAACACTGTGTGGAATGCCATCGCGAAGGCGAAATTGGACCGTTCGCTCTGGACGACTATGACGAAGTCCTGGGTTGGGGCGATATGTCGATCGAAGTGATCGATCAGGGGCGGATGCCACCGTGGCATGCAGCGGATGGACACGCCGAACTGGCCAATGCCAGGTTGATGCCCGAATCTGACAAACAGTTGCTGCGCCAGTGGGTCGACGCAGGCATGCCTTATGGAGACGTAGCCGACCTGCCCGAGCCGACTTCGTACGTTGTCGGCTGGCAGTTGCCGCGTGAACCCGATTTGGTATTGGCGATGTCCAAGGTGCCGTTCGAAATACCGGCCAGCGACACCGTCGAGTATCAGTACTATGTGGTCGACACCGGGTTCGAAACGGATCGTTGGGTGCAGGCCGCCGAAGTGATCCCCGGGAACCGCTCGGCCGTCCACCACTCGATTGCCTTCGTTCGACCGCCCGACGGTGCCGACCTAAGCCAGATCGGATTGCTGTCGGCCTACGTTCCCGGTCAACGACGAAGCCCACTGCCGGTCGGGTATGCCCAGCGAATTCCGGCTGGATCTCGGATCGTGTTCCAAATGCACTACACACCCACGGGCAAACCTGAATCCGATATCACCAAAATCGGACTGGTCTTTGCCGATGCCGATTCGGTGACCCACGAAGTCATTTCGATGGGCGGCATTGAACAAGAGTTCGAAATACCACCGCATGCATCCGACTACGTTGTCGAAGGAAGGATCCACGGATTTCCCCGGTCGGGCGAACTGCTGTCGATCATGCCGCACATGCATCTGCGGGGCAAATCGTATCAGTTCCGCAGCGAATCCGACGACGCCACAGAAACTCTTTTGGACGTGCCGCATTACGATTTCAATTGGCAGCACAACTACGAACTGAGCAAGCCGCTGCCGTTGGCGGATGTGAGTCGGCTTTCCTTTGCGGCCACGTTCGATAATTCGAAAGCCAATCCGTTCAACCCCGACCCGCAGGAATACGTGACCTGGGGCGACCAAACTTGGCAGGAAATGGCGGTCACGTTCATCAGCGTGGCCATTCCGCTGAAGCACACATCCGATTCGGCTCCCACCCCATCGGATCCATCAACCAAACAAGCAGCCCAACAGCGAAAAGAAAGCCAGCAACGGAAAGACGAGGCGTTTGCCAAAGCCGACAAGTTCGTCGAATCGTACTTTCAACGATTCGACCACAATTCGGATGGGTTCATCGTGGAAGAAGAACTGCCACATTCGGTCCGGATCTTCAGCTTTGGTCAGTTCGACCATGATCGTGACCGACGGATCAGCCGCGACGAAATCCGAACCGAAGCTGCCCAGCGATTCGATTGA
- a CDS encoding MBL fold metallo-hydrolase produces MATLKFCGAAGTVTGSCSHIQSEAGTFMVDCGLFQGNRTTQELNLGEFPFDPSKVEFLILTHAHIDHSGLLPKLTKAGFSGPIYTTPATKDLLEVMLRDSAYIQESNADRQNRKNERRGDPAVEPIYTIQDAEKTLQQVKGYDYETWFEPKPGIRTRFWNAGHLLGSLSAEIQVDEKGKTLRLLFSGDLGPEEKAFHPEPDAPSGYDYIICESTYGDRDRVDYTLKERRDAMKVELNRALEKGGNVVIPSFAVERSQELLHDIAVLLNSGEIPNATVFLDSPLARKATEVFIKYAGEMEDIEIEPSKLFRHKNFRLVESVEESKAINDVKKGAIIISASGMCTAGRIKHHLKNNIYRPESTILFVGYQSPGTLGHIITSGAKQVRIHGKEYQVRADIRRLGNYSAHADQPELVQWLVERGPVTGGLFLNHGEDDSRSVLADLVAQNGYSRDKIYLPQFDESFELVAGEPPVSVSRPEPRIDPTQLQRDWHNDYAAFILELSNKLQATSTPHDRQELIRRLAQLLK; encoded by the coding sequence ATGGCCACGTTGAAGTTTTGCGGCGCCGCCGGCACCGTCACAGGATCTTGCAGCCACATTCAATCCGAAGCCGGCACCTTCATGGTGGACTGTGGACTATTTCAAGGGAACCGAACCACCCAAGAATTGAACCTAGGGGAGTTTCCGTTTGATCCGTCCAAGGTCGAATTCTTGATCCTGACGCACGCCCATATCGACCACAGCGGATTGCTGCCCAAACTGACCAAGGCAGGTTTCAGCGGGCCGATCTACACAACGCCGGCAACGAAGGATTTGTTGGAGGTCATGCTGCGTGATTCGGCTTACATCCAAGAGTCCAATGCCGATCGCCAGAACCGAAAGAACGAGCGGCGTGGCGATCCTGCGGTCGAACCGATTTATACGATCCAGGATGCCGAAAAGACTTTGCAGCAAGTGAAAGGCTATGACTATGAAACCTGGTTCGAACCCAAACCGGGGATTCGCACTCGGTTCTGGAACGCCGGCCACTTGCTGGGATCCTTGTCGGCCGAGATCCAAGTCGACGAAAAGGGCAAGACCCTGCGTCTGTTGTTCTCCGGTGACTTGGGCCCCGAGGAAAAAGCGTTTCACCCCGAACCGGATGCGCCCAGCGGTTACGACTACATCATCTGTGAAAGCACCTACGGGGACCGCGATCGAGTCGACTATACGTTGAAAGAGCGTCGCGATGCGATGAAGGTGGAATTGAATCGAGCGCTGGAAAAGGGCGGCAACGTCGTGATCCCTTCGTTCGCGGTGGAACGAAGCCAAGAACTGTTGCACGACATCGCCGTGCTGCTGAACTCGGGAGAGATTCCCAATGCGACCGTCTTCCTGGACTCTCCGCTGGCTCGCAAAGCGACCGAGGTGTTCATCAAGTATGCCGGCGAAATGGAAGACATTGAAATTGAACCGTCGAAACTGTTTCGACACAAGAATTTTCGCTTGGTCGAAAGCGTCGAAGAGAGCAAGGCAATCAACGACGTCAAAAAGGGAGCGATCATCATTTCCGCCAGTGGGATGTGCACCGCAGGCCGGATCAAGCATCACTTGAAGAACAATATCTATCGGCCCGAATCGACGATCCTGTTCGTCGGCTATCAGTCGCCGGGAACTTTGGGGCACATCATCACCAGCGGTGCCAAGCAAGTTCGGATACACGGCAAAGAATACCAAGTGCGGGCTGACATCCGCCGCTTGGGCAACTATTCCGCGCACGCCGATCAACCCGAATTGGTTCAGTGGTTGGTCGAGCGTGGACCGGTCACCGGTGGCCTGTTTCTCAATCACGGCGAAGACGATTCGCGCAGCGTGTTGGCGGACCTGGTCGCACAGAACGGCTACAGCCGCGACAAAATCTACCTGCCCCAGTTCGACGAGAGCTTTGAACTGGTCGCGGGCGAACCGCCTGTGTCGGTGTCACGTCCCGAACCGCGGATCGATCCGACCCAACTGCAACGCGATTGGCACAATGATTACGCCGCATTCATTTTGGAATTGAGCAACAAATTGCAGGCCACGTCGACGCCCCATGATCGCCAAGAACTGATCCGGCGGCTGGCCCAACTGCTGAAATAG
- a CDS encoding RNA polymerase sigma factor → MATASDTADPNDPVLRRANDRSLVARVISGSTTAWRSFVHQHERLVRTRVADVSAAFGRGDDESAIDDATAEVFAAMVAHDSAPLRAFQGRSSLATFIAVIATRSATRYFARNRLVVAGDLPRKTEPVSDGDHVARVINADHNHRVQTLIDRLPPRERSVVALFHLQGQSYAQISQKLEIPIGTIGPTLRHAETQLRQWMEEPSE, encoded by the coding sequence ATGGCCACAGCATCGGATACCGCCGATCCCAATGACCCGGTTTTACGCCGTGCCAACGACCGTAGTTTGGTCGCGCGCGTGATCTCGGGCAGCACGACCGCATGGCGATCGTTCGTGCATCAACACGAACGTTTGGTACGGACGCGAGTGGCCGATGTTTCGGCGGCGTTTGGACGCGGTGACGACGAATCGGCGATTGACGATGCGACGGCCGAGGTGTTCGCGGCGATGGTGGCCCATGATTCGGCGCCGCTGCGAGCGTTTCAGGGACGGTCTTCGCTGGCCACCTTCATCGCCGTCATCGCGACGCGCAGCGCGACACGTTACTTTGCCCGCAACCGACTTGTCGTCGCCGGCGACCTGCCGCGAAAAACAGAGCCTGTTAGTGATGGCGATCACGTAGCACGCGTCATCAATGCGGATCACAACCACCGAGTCCAAACGTTGATCGATCGACTGCCACCCCGGGAACGTAGCGTTGTTGCCCTGTTCCATCTGCAGGGCCAAAGCTATGCCCAGATCAGCCAGAAATTGGAGATCCCGATTGGGACGATCGGGCCCACGCTTCGTCATGCCGAAACCCAACTGCGGCAATGGATGGAGGAGCCGAGCGAATGA
- a CDS encoding 3-keto-disaccharide hydrolase, which produces MKKSLLLFSAMAAAIGFGNLVATCTVSAEDIPSGFTSIFDGKTLDGWDARPHFSPIEFKALSDDARAEKMSQWMAEAKQHWSVENGELVNDGSGPYLVSAKDYTDYELVIDYKTVPKADSGIYLKGSPQVQIWDFTDTTKFKLGADKGSGGLWNNSAGAAGKDPAVLADKPFGQWNRFRIIQIGARTTVYLNDQLVVDNAIMENYWDRESPLFRSGPIELQTHGGEIRWRNIAVKELSAEEANEYLSSRGNDGFTSLFDGKSLDGWQGSPENYEVVDGAIRCQQGKGGLLLTKDEYKNFVARVEFRLPAGGNNGLAIRAPLGGDAAYSAMTELQVLDSEHPKYAKLDSRQYHGSAYGMAAATRGYLRDVGQWNYQEVTVDGMRIKVELNGNVILDTDLAEAKDFLADKKHPGLKRETGHFGFAGHNDPVEFRNVSIKQLP; this is translated from the coding sequence ATGAAAAAAAGTTTGCTTTTGTTTTCCGCGATGGCTGCCGCCATTGGTTTCGGCAACTTGGTCGCCACTTGTACGGTTTCGGCCGAGGACATTCCCAGCGGCTTTACGTCGATCTTCGATGGGAAAACGCTGGACGGTTGGGATGCCCGACCGCATTTCAGCCCGATCGAATTCAAAGCGTTGTCGGACGACGCACGCGCTGAAAAGATGAGCCAGTGGATGGCCGAGGCCAAACAGCACTGGAGCGTCGAAAATGGCGAACTGGTCAACGATGGATCCGGCCCCTACTTGGTGTCCGCCAAAGACTACACCGATTACGAACTGGTCATCGACTACAAGACGGTCCCCAAGGCCGACAGCGGCATCTATTTGAAAGGATCCCCACAGGTTCAGATCTGGGACTTCACCGACACAACCAAGTTCAAACTGGGCGCCGACAAAGGAAGCGGCGGATTGTGGAACAACAGTGCTGGCGCTGCTGGCAAAGATCCCGCTGTCCTAGCCGACAAGCCTTTTGGTCAGTGGAACCGATTCCGCATTATCCAGATCGGCGCACGAACGACCGTTTATCTGAACGACCAATTGGTCGTCGATAACGCGATCATGGAAAACTATTGGGACCGTGAATCACCGCTGTTCCGCAGTGGCCCGATTGAATTGCAAACCCACGGCGGCGAAATCCGCTGGCGTAACATTGCGGTCAAGGAACTGTCGGCTGAAGAAGCCAACGAATATCTGTCGAGCCGAGGCAACGACGGATTCACAAGCCTGTTCGATGGCAAAAGCTTGGACGGATGGCAGGGATCGCCCGAAAACTACGAAGTGGTTGACGGTGCCATTCGCTGCCAACAGGGCAAGGGCGGTCTGCTGCTGACCAAGGACGAATACAAGAACTTTGTCGCTCGTGTTGAATTCCGACTGCCTGCCGGCGGAAACAACGGACTGGCGATTCGGGCTCCGCTGGGTGGCGACGCAGCTTATTCTGCAATGACCGAGCTGCAGGTGCTGGACTCGGAACACCCCAAGTATGCCAAATTGGATTCACGTCAATATCACGGCAGCGCCTACGGAATGGCTGCCGCGACGCGTGGCTATCTGCGTGACGTCGGCCAATGGAACTATCAAGAAGTCACCGTGGACGGCATGCGGATCAAAGTGGAACTCAATGGCAACGTGATCCTGGATACGGACCTTGCGGAAGCCAAAGATTTCTTGGCTGACAAGAAGCACCCTGGTCTGAAGCGAGAAACCGGCCACTTTGGATTCGCCGGACACAATGACCCGGTCGAATTCCGAAACGTTTCGATCAAACAGCTGCCGTAA
- a CDS encoding alkaline phosphatase D family protein yields the protein MHKLIWTTVFALSVAAGPTSAADDVFLGQGMMVGEVTTDSALIQTRLTVSDHLDGDGDLAGAGGVALVEYADNPAFDNATESKTATTTADHDFIARWQVDGLRPGTKYHYRIRFGITSPSQIGPTGTFHTLAGQTSDAMVRFVVGSCMNYCKFMYGKPAKASGPITATDEDKQLGYRSFAAMPSFAPEFFVGTGDIVYYDNPVRNAKSRSQMRKCWHEQFRFPRMIDFLAQTPAYWSKDDHDFRFDDADRRDRQRNPSPSKGIRIFREQMPIVAQADETTATYRTHRISRHLQLWFTEGRDYRSLNEMEDGPEKTLWGTEQREWLMRTLAESDATWKILVTPTPMVGPDDKRKTDNHTNLGGFRHEADAFFQWIQQNQISGFLTICGDRHWQYHSIHPSGIEEFACGALNDENSRRGVSPGAKNGTDPQGLIRQPFTYDEPSGGFLAIEADKHLKIQFVNDHGEVLHSVIKQAKEPKPVVGFTKIPR from the coding sequence ATGCACAAGCTTATCTGGACCACTGTTTTTGCGTTGTCCGTGGCCGCCGGACCAACATCGGCTGCCGACGATGTATTTTTGGGTCAAGGCATGATGGTCGGCGAAGTGACTACCGATTCCGCACTGATTCAAACTCGGCTGACCGTATCGGACCATTTGGATGGCGATGGCGACCTGGCCGGCGCCGGCGGTGTCGCATTGGTTGAATATGCGGACAACCCAGCGTTTGACAACGCGACCGAATCGAAGACCGCAACCACCACGGCCGACCATGACTTCATTGCCCGTTGGCAGGTCGACGGATTGCGTCCGGGCACGAAATACCACTATCGCATCCGGTTCGGCATAACGTCCCCCAGCCAGATCGGACCGACCGGAACCTTCCACACACTGGCCGGTCAAACATCCGACGCCATGGTCCGCTTCGTCGTTGGCAGTTGCATGAATTACTGCAAATTCATGTATGGCAAACCAGCCAAAGCATCCGGACCGATCACGGCCACCGATGAAGACAAACAGCTCGGTTACCGATCCTTTGCGGCGATGCCAAGCTTTGCACCGGAATTCTTTGTCGGCACCGGCGACATCGTGTACTACGACAACCCGGTTCGCAACGCAAAGTCGCGATCGCAAATGCGGAAGTGCTGGCACGAACAGTTCAGGTTTCCTCGCATGATCGACTTCCTAGCCCAAACACCGGCCTATTGGTCCAAAGACGATCATGACTTCCGATTCGACGACGCTGACCGCCGAGACAGACAACGCAATCCATCGCCGAGCAAGGGCATCCGAATTTTTCGCGAACAGATGCCGATCGTTGCCCAAGCCGACGAAACAACGGCGACATACCGCACGCACCGGATCAGCCGACATCTGCAACTTTGGTTCACCGAAGGGCGCGACTATCGATCGCTGAACGAGATGGAAGACGGTCCAGAGAAAACCCTGTGGGGCACCGAGCAACGGGAATGGCTGATGCGAACTCTCGCCGAAAGTGATGCGACCTGGAAGATCCTTGTCACCCCCACGCCAATGGTCGGCCCCGACGACAAACGCAAAACCGATAACCACACCAACCTGGGCGGTTTTCGGCACGAGGCGGATGCATTCTTTCAGTGGATCCAACAGAACCAGATCAGCGGCTTTCTGACGATCTGTGGGGATCGCCATTGGCAGTACCACAGCATCCACCCCAGCGGCATCGAAGAATTTGCTTGCGGTGCACTGAACGACGAAAACTCGCGCCGGGGCGTTTCGCCTGGAGCCAAAAACGGCACCGATCCACAAGGCTTGATCCGACAACCGTTTACCTACGACGAACCCAGCGGCGGGTTCCTAGCAATCGAAGCTGACAAGCATCTGAAAATCCAATTCGTCAACGACCACGGCGAAGTGCTACACAGCGTCATCAAGCAAGCGAAAGAACCCAAGCCCGTCGTGGGATTCACCAAAATCCCACGTTGA
- the yidD gene encoding membrane protein insertion efficiency factor YidD — protein sequence MIRRGIQAAIILPIRFYQIAISPLLGPNCRFTPTCSQYTIESIRKFGVIRGIYRGTRRIMRCHPWNPGGYDPP from the coding sequence GTGATCCGACGAGGCATCCAAGCCGCAATCATCTTGCCGATTCGGTTTTACCAAATCGCAATCAGCCCCCTGTTGGGACCGAATTGCCGGTTCACACCGACCTGCAGCCAGTACACGATCGAATCGATTCGTAAATTTGGGGTCATTCGTGGCATCTATCGTGGCACGCGGCGGATCATGCGATGCCATCCCTGGAATCCGGGTGGCTACGACCCACCCTGA